One Vibrio taketomensis DNA window includes the following coding sequences:
- a CDS encoding YnhF family membrane protein, producing the protein MELDLKYALLITTIVFAVLIGFGVIAIATA; encoded by the coding sequence ATGGAACTCGATCTCAAATATGCCCTACTGATCACTACGATTGTTTTTGCTGTCCTCATTGGTTTTGGCGTGATTGCGATAGCAACCGCATAA
- the ptsG gene encoding PTS glucose transporter subunit IIBC → MFKNLFANLQKVGKALMLPVSVLPVAGILLGVGAAHLSFIPEIVSNLMEQAGGSVFGQMALLFAVGVALGFTNNDGVAGLAAIVGYGIMVATLSVMAGIMGVEKIDTGVLGGILVGGVAAWAFNRFFKIQLPEYLGFFAGKRAVPIITGFAAILLGVVLSVVWPPVGGAISAFSDWAAHQNPELAFGIYGVVERTLIPFGLHHVWNVPFFFEAGTCVNAAGETQNGVLTCYLVADEASRAAGNGFGQLAGGYMFKMFGLPAAAIAIAHCAKPENRAKVMGIMASAALTSFLTGITEPIEFSFLFVAPVLYAIHALLAGSAYVVANTLGFVHGTSFSHGLIDFLVLSGHAQKMGLMIAVGLVYAVIYYVVFRTVITALNLKTPGREDETEDASVATSGSDLAGELVAAFGGKENITGLDACITRLRVAVADTAAVDQDQLKKLGAAGVVVVAGGVQAIFGTKSDNLKTDMDEWIRNH, encoded by the coding sequence ATGTTTAAGAACCTTTTTGCGAACCTGCAAAAAGTCGGTAAGGCTCTGATGCTACCAGTATCAGTTCTTCCGGTTGCGGGTATCCTACTTGGTGTAGGTGCAGCTCACTTAAGCTTCATCCCAGAAATCGTTTCTAACCTAATGGAACAAGCTGGTGGCTCAGTATTCGGCCAGATGGCACTACTATTCGCGGTAGGTGTTGCGCTTGGTTTCACAAATAACGACGGTGTAGCGGGTCTTGCTGCAATCGTTGGTTACGGCATCATGGTTGCTACGCTAAGCGTAATGGCTGGCATCATGGGTGTTGAGAAGATCGATACAGGCGTACTTGGTGGTATCCTTGTTGGTGGTGTGGCTGCTTGGGCATTCAACCGTTTCTTCAAAATCCAACTTCCAGAGTACCTAGGTTTCTTCGCTGGTAAGCGTGCAGTGCCAATCATCACTGGTTTCGCAGCGATCCTACTAGGTGTTGTTCTTTCAGTTGTATGGCCACCTGTTGGCGGTGCAATCTCTGCATTCTCTGATTGGGCTGCACACCAAAACCCAGAACTAGCGTTCGGTATCTACGGTGTTGTTGAGCGTACGCTAATCCCATTCGGTCTACACCACGTGTGGAACGTACCATTCTTCTTTGAAGCAGGTACTTGTGTTAACGCAGCAGGCGAAACTCAAAACGGCGTTCTAACTTGTTACCTAGTAGCAGACGAAGCATCTCGCGCAGCGGGTAACGGCTTTGGTCAGCTAGCTGGCGGTTACATGTTCAAGATGTTCGGTCTACCAGCTGCAGCAATCGCAATTGCTCACTGTGCTAAACCAGAGAACCGCGCGAAAGTTATGGGTATCATGGCGTCAGCAGCTCTGACTTCATTCCTAACTGGTATTACTGAGCCTATCGAATTCTCATTCCTATTCGTAGCGCCTGTACTATACGCAATCCACGCTCTACTAGCGGGTTCTGCTTACGTTGTTGCTAACACTCTTGGCTTTGTACACGGTACATCATTCTCGCACGGTCTAATTGACTTCCTAGTTCTATCTGGCCACGCTCAGAAGATGGGTCTAATGATCGCTGTTGGTCTAGTGTACGCAGTTATCTACTACGTAGTATTCCGTACAGTAATCACTGCTCTTAACCTTAAGACTCCTGGTCGTGAAGACGAAACTGAAGATGCGTCTGTAGCAACATCAGGTTCTGACCTAGCTGGCGAACTCGTTGCGGCATTCGGTGGTAAAGAAAACATCACTGGTCTAGATGCATGTATCACTCGTCTACGTGTTGCAGTTGCTGATACAGCAGCGGTTGACCAAGACCAACTTAAGAAACTAGGTGCGGCAGGTGTCGTAGTAGTTGCAGGTGGTGTTCAAGCTATCTTCGGTACTAAATCTGACAACCTAAAAACAGATATGGATGAGTGGATTCGTAACCACTAA
- a CDS encoding TatD family hydrolase has product MFVDSHCHLDKLDYQDLHQGIADVVAKAKAANVEQLLSVGVTLDAFPNMMEMIEPFENVFASCGVHPLDVQSDFSLELMRQYASHPKVVAIGETGLDYHYQPETKVLQLERFEQQVDLAVELNKPLIIHTRNAREDTLNILRNGGAEKCGGVIHCFTEDLPFAEAAMELGFYISVSGIVTFRQATELKEVVKALPLERLLIETDSPYLAPVPHRGKQNQPAYVVEVAAYIAQLRGESLSKVGQITSENFQNLFEIEKIFRLKRSESSFFRH; this is encoded by the coding sequence ATGTTTGTAGATTCACACTGCCATCTCGATAAGCTGGATTATCAAGATTTACACCAAGGGATTGCAGATGTTGTGGCTAAGGCTAAAGCCGCCAATGTAGAACAATTATTGTCAGTCGGCGTAACGCTGGATGCGTTTCCTAATATGATGGAAATGATTGAGCCGTTTGAGAATGTATTTGCTTCATGCGGTGTACATCCGTTGGACGTGCAAAGTGATTTCTCGCTCGAGTTAATGCGTCAATACGCCTCGCACCCTAAAGTGGTTGCGATTGGTGAAACAGGTTTAGATTATCACTACCAACCTGAAACCAAAGTACTGCAACTAGAGCGTTTTGAGCAGCAAGTCGATTTAGCTGTTGAGTTAAATAAGCCCCTGATCATCCATACTCGCAATGCTCGTGAAGATACTTTGAATATCTTGCGTAACGGTGGCGCTGAGAAGTGTGGTGGTGTGATTCACTGTTTTACTGAGGATCTGCCATTTGCTGAAGCCGCGATGGAGTTAGGCTTTTATATCTCTGTTTCCGGTATCGTGACATTTAGGCAAGCGACAGAATTAAAAGAAGTGGTGAAAGCATTGCCGTTGGAACGCTTGTTAATTGAAACGGATTCACCATATTTAGCTCCGGTTCCTCACCGTGGAAAACAGAACCAACCCGCTTATGTGGTTGAAGTTGCAGCTTACATTGCCCAGCTCAGAGGCGAATCATTGTCTAAAGTTGGACAAATAACCAGCGAAAACTTTCAAAATCTTTTTGAGATAGAAAAGATTTTTCGATTAAAAAGGAGCGAAAGCTCTTTTTTTCGTCATTAA
- a CDS encoding chemotaxis protein CheV: MTGVLNTVDQRTKLVGENRLELLLFSLNSRQLFAINVFKVREVIKVPPLTKLPGTHYNIKGVATLRGTAVPIIDLRAAIGFPPSRLEKPEENLIITEYNRTVQGFLVGQVRNIVNTTWSDIQPPPKTAGRSNYLTAISRIKDGDGEQIIEIIDVEKVLAEIIDYDVSISEGVLDEDLTAQMIGRKVLIVDDSSTARSQVRGTLSQLGLDIIECCDGLQALRLLQSWADEGRDVTQELLLMITDAEMPEMDGYKLTAEIRHDPRMKDLHVVLNTSLSGSFNDAMVKKVGCDRFISKFQPDLLVEVTQNRLKTVLGID; the protein is encoded by the coding sequence ATGACTGGAGTATTAAATACGGTAGACCAACGAACCAAATTAGTTGGTGAAAACCGTTTGGAATTATTGTTATTTAGTTTAAATAGTCGCCAGCTTTTTGCGATTAACGTATTTAAAGTTCGCGAAGTGATTAAAGTCCCTCCGTTGACTAAGCTTCCTGGTACGCACTACAACATCAAAGGTGTGGCAACGTTACGTGGAACAGCGGTACCAATTATTGATCTACGTGCGGCGATTGGCTTTCCGCCATCTCGCTTAGAGAAACCCGAAGAAAATCTTATCATTACCGAGTATAACCGTACGGTTCAGGGCTTTTTAGTCGGTCAAGTGCGTAATATCGTGAATACCACTTGGAGTGATATTCAACCACCACCGAAAACGGCTGGACGTTCAAATTACCTGACAGCAATTTCGCGCATCAAAGATGGTGACGGTGAACAAATCATTGAAATTATCGACGTTGAAAAAGTACTGGCTGAAATTATCGATTATGACGTATCAATTTCAGAAGGCGTGTTAGACGAAGACTTAACTGCGCAAATGATAGGTCGTAAGGTATTAATTGTTGATGACTCGTCGACCGCTCGTTCGCAAGTACGTGGGACGCTATCACAACTAGGTTTAGATATTATCGAGTGCTGTGATGGTTTACAGGCTCTGCGTTTACTGCAGTCATGGGCTGATGAAGGCAGAGACGTTACCCAAGAACTCTTGCTGATGATAACCGACGCAGAAATGCCAGAGATGGATGGCTACAAGCTAACCGCTGAGATACGCCACGATCCTCGAATGAAAGACCTGCATGTGGTTTTGAATACCTCGCTGAGTGGTAGTTTTAATGATGCGATGGTGAAAAAGGTGGGTTGTGACCGTTTTATCTCAAAATTCCAGCCTGATTTGTTGGTTGAGGTGACACAAAACCGCCTGAAAACAGTACTTGGTATTGACTAA
- a CDS encoding ROK family protein, translated as MYMAQPGHIDHIKQVNAGRVYKLIDQQGPISRIDLSKESELAPASITKITRELIEAHLIHETTVQEAISRGRPAVGLQVNNEGWQFLSMRLGRGYLTIALHELGGDVLIDTKIDIHEIDQEDVLARLLHEIEDFFQTYSDQLDRVTSIAITLPGLVNSEQGIVLQMPHYNVENLALGPEIYKATGLPVFVANDTRAWALAEKLFGHSQENDNSVLISIHHGLGAGIILDGRVLQGRHGNIGELGHIQIDPHGKLCHCGNRGCLETVASSQAIRSEVTERIAKGEPSVLADIEDVSVEDICEAAINGDALAIDVIEKLGQYLGAAAALMINLFNPENSDWWVINQAKSILYPAIQKCIKEQSLPVYHQDLELVESRFYKQATMTGAALVKQALYDGLLLMKVLEG; from the coding sequence ATGTACATGGCTCAACCAGGCCATATTGATCATATAAAGCAGGTCAATGCCGGCCGTGTATATAAGCTTATTGATCAGCAAGGGCCAATTTCTCGAATCGATCTATCCAAAGAGAGTGAGCTTGCACCAGCAAGTATCACCAAAATCACCCGTGAGTTGATAGAAGCTCACTTGATCCATGAAACCACAGTACAAGAAGCGATCAGTCGTGGTCGTCCTGCCGTTGGTCTGCAAGTCAACAATGAAGGTTGGCAGTTTTTGTCAATGCGCTTAGGTCGTGGTTATCTGACTATCGCTTTGCATGAGCTCGGTGGTGATGTCTTAATCGATACTAAAATTGATATTCATGAAATTGATCAAGAGGACGTTTTAGCGCGTCTGCTGCATGAAATTGAAGACTTCTTCCAAACCTATTCAGATCAGTTGGATCGTGTTACCAGTATCGCGATTACTTTGCCCGGTTTAGTGAACTCTGAGCAAGGCATCGTATTGCAAATGCCGCACTACAATGTAGAGAACCTTGCGCTTGGCCCCGAGATTTACAAAGCAACTGGATTGCCAGTCTTTGTTGCCAACGATACGCGTGCTTGGGCGTTGGCGGAAAAACTGTTTGGTCACTCTCAAGAAAATGATAACTCGGTGTTGATCTCTATTCACCATGGTTTAGGTGCAGGTATTATTCTTGATGGTCGCGTACTGCAAGGTCGACATGGCAATATCGGGGAGCTAGGGCATATTCAAATCGATCCGCATGGCAAGTTATGTCATTGTGGTAATCGAGGTTGCCTAGAAACTGTGGCGAGTTCGCAAGCCATTCGTAGTGAAGTGACTGAGCGTATCGCCAAGGGTGAGCCGTCTGTTTTGGCGGATATTGAAGATGTTTCCGTTGAAGATATCTGTGAAGCTGCGATTAACGGCGATGCGTTAGCGATCGATGTGATTGAAAAATTGGGTCAATATTTGGGTGCAGCCGCTGCGTTAATGATCAATTTATTTAATCCAGAAAATTCTGATTGGTGGGTAATTAACCAAGCGAAGAGCATACTTTACCCAGCCATTCAAAAATGCATTAAAGAACAAAGTTTACCCGTTTATCATCAAGATTTAGAGCTTGTGGAATCTCGGTTCTATAAACAAGCAACCATGACTGGTGCGGCACTCGTAAAACAAGCACTGTACGATGGATTATTGCTAATGAAAGTGCTAGAAGGGTAA
- a CDS encoding porin family protein, with product MKVIYRYVSTVMLTLVFIPFAQAQVYLAPWIGFTGGGEVETNQDHRYDIDPSASYALSVETDYQTGRLGLFYSYQSSEVEEIALEAEMQYLMLQSSLYYETPMQVAPYIGIGVGMSYASADWVDNNLGFATSIFGGFDYPLAQNVSFNTQFRWLGTVVDSDSRAACNLPAGANADCVIQFKSDWMNQFTMSFGVVMHF from the coding sequence ATGAAGGTTATCTATCGATATGTCTCAACGGTTATGCTCACTTTGGTGTTTATCCCTTTCGCTCAAGCACAAGTCTACCTAGCTCCTTGGATTGGTTTTACCGGTGGCGGTGAAGTCGAAACTAACCAAGATCACAGATACGATATTGACCCTTCGGCAAGTTATGCCCTATCTGTAGAAACCGATTATCAAACTGGCCGGCTAGGTTTATTTTACTCCTATCAATCAAGCGAGGTAGAAGAGATAGCCTTAGAGGCTGAAATGCAATATTTGATGCTACAAAGCAGTTTGTATTATGAGACGCCAATGCAAGTTGCCCCATATATCGGCATTGGGGTTGGAATGTCATACGCAAGTGCTGACTGGGTAGATAACAACTTAGGATTTGCAACCAGCATTTTCGGCGGTTTCGACTATCCGCTCGCGCAAAATGTGAGCTTTAATACCCAATTTCGCTGGTTGGGAACGGTTGTCGATAGTGATTCTAGAGCGGCGTGCAACCTACCTGCTGGCGCGAACGCAGATTGTGTTATTCAATTTAAATCAGATTGGATGAATCAATTCACGATGAGTTTTGGTGTTGTTATGCACTTCTAG
- a CDS encoding patatin family protein: MTNSGVITNTASSVNTDRLSKYTSGTRALVAQGGGQRGIFTAGVLDAFLLSDFDPFHRFYGTSAGALNLAAFLCRQKGIGRSFILDLTTSSEFFHLFSYIRRKQYLGLDWALDKICDYPYRLDVDLGRRVLGQRQAYAAVTDSSLLIDRYLPMLSHDWKQVLIASCAIPRLYEREVEFAHGRYIDGGVSASIPVQEAWRQGSRCIVVIRTEGDEVPTPEPLVADNENIEWYRDSFNLVQEHWQQKLNQWKADWNDFFNDRIQRSREQKKQAQLLASLNGGRWLFGADDIYRVSHMLGENFDSSLMDMLMVHYQTYSLTREFLHTPPDDCFIVQVKPAQPLLSSSLMSSREDLLHDYQLGLDAGFRCVETFELSGLSRLNWPFPQG; the protein is encoded by the coding sequence ATGACTAATAGCGGTGTCATTACCAACACTGCAAGCTCGGTGAATACCGATCGACTGTCTAAATACACCAGTGGTACTCGTGCCTTAGTTGCACAGGGTGGTGGCCAAAGAGGCATCTTTACTGCTGGGGTATTAGACGCCTTCCTATTGTCTGATTTTGACCCTTTTCATCGTTTTTATGGTACATCGGCAGGTGCGCTAAATCTTGCTGCTTTTTTGTGTCGACAAAAAGGCATTGGTCGATCATTTATCCTCGATCTCACCACCTCATCTGAGTTTTTCCATCTGTTTAGCTATATTCGTCGTAAGCAATATTTAGGATTAGATTGGGCACTGGATAAAATATGCGACTACCCGTATCGGTTGGATGTCGATTTGGGAAGGCGAGTTCTAGGGCAGCGGCAAGCCTATGCGGCTGTGACGGACTCATCACTGTTAATTGATCGCTACCTACCCATGCTGAGTCACGATTGGAAACAAGTGTTGATTGCCAGTTGCGCGATTCCTCGTTTATATGAGCGTGAAGTAGAATTTGCTCATGGACGTTATATTGATGGCGGAGTTTCGGCTTCTATTCCTGTGCAGGAAGCGTGGCGCCAAGGGTCGCGTTGTATTGTGGTGATTCGTACCGAAGGGGACGAGGTGCCAACGCCAGAACCATTGGTGGCCGATAACGAGAATATAGAATGGTATCGCGACTCGTTCAATTTAGTTCAAGAGCACTGGCAGCAAAAATTGAATCAGTGGAAAGCGGATTGGAATGATTTTTTCAATGATCGCATTCAACGTTCTAGAGAGCAAAAGAAGCAAGCGCAGCTGTTAGCCTCGCTTAACGGTGGGCGCTGGTTGTTTGGTGCTGATGACATTTATCGTGTCAGCCACATGCTCGGTGAGAATTTTGATTCAAGTTTGATGGATATGTTGATGGTGCATTACCAAACGTACTCATTAACTCGCGAGTTTTTGCATACTCCTCCGGACGATTGTTTTATCGTTCAAGTAAAACCTGCTCAACCATTGCTTTCGAGTTCTCTCATGAGTAGCCGTGAAGATCTGTTACACGACTATCAACTTGGACTCGATGCAGGCTTTCGTTGTGTTGAGACCTTTGAATTGAGTGGATTATCTCGGTTGAACTGGCCATTTCCGCAAGGATGA
- a CDS encoding sodium-dependent transporter yields MKREQWGSRAGFILAAVGSAIGLGNIWRFPYMAYENGGGAFFIPYLFAMITAGIPFMILEFSLGQKYRGSAPKTLASINSKFEWLGWFQVGVAAVIAVYYIAIIGWSISYLGMSFTQSWGTDTNKFFFEEYLQLSGSPTELGSIQWKIAIAMLIAWGITYAAIVSGVKAGIERASKIMMPVLFIMVLILIGRVIMLPGAVEGLNYMFAPDFSKIWNLKVWAAAYGQIFFTLSIGFAIMLAYSSYLPEKSDITNNAFMTVLINCGFSILAGIMIFSVLGYMAAEQAKPLTEVVSSGVGLAFVTLPAAINLLPIPYILGPVFFLALTVAGVSSHISIMEAVTSSVIDKLNWSRKKAANVVVGTGVVISMAFATNAGLLLLDLVDHFANNVGILLGGFIEIALVAWLMKQVSEVRQYVNAKSDFSVGQWFEICLKFVTPLMLIAILVSKLYELMTVGYGGYDLTLGWVVMLVLLAIGLAINFTGKKSAQEAVQ; encoded by the coding sequence ATGAAGCGAGAACAATGGGGATCCCGTGCTGGATTTATCTTAGCGGCAGTCGGATCTGCTATCGGTTTGGGTAACATCTGGCGTTTCCCATATATGGCCTACGAAAATGGTGGTGGCGCCTTTTTTATCCCTTACCTTTTTGCCATGATCACCGCGGGTATTCCATTTATGATTTTGGAATTTAGCCTTGGTCAGAAATACCGTGGTAGCGCACCGAAAACACTAGCATCAATCAATTCAAAATTTGAATGGTTGGGCTGGTTCCAAGTCGGTGTTGCGGCGGTGATCGCTGTTTATTACATCGCGATCATCGGTTGGTCTATCTCTTACTTGGGTATGTCGTTTACCCAAAGCTGGGGGACAGACACCAACAAATTTTTCTTTGAAGAATACCTACAGTTAAGTGGTTCTCCGACTGAACTGGGTAGCATTCAGTGGAAGATCGCTATCGCAATGTTGATTGCTTGGGGTATTACCTATGCTGCTATCGTTAGCGGCGTAAAAGCAGGGATTGAACGCGCCTCTAAAATCATGATGCCAGTGCTCTTTATCATGGTATTGATCCTAATCGGTCGTGTAATCATGCTGCCAGGTGCGGTTGAAGGTCTGAACTACATGTTCGCTCCAGACTTCAGCAAAATCTGGAATCTAAAAGTTTGGGCTGCGGCATACGGTCAAATCTTCTTTACCCTAAGTATCGGCTTTGCAATTATGCTGGCATACTCTAGCTACTTGCCAGAGAAATCAGACATCACCAACAACGCCTTTATGACGGTATTGATTAACTGTGGTTTCTCCATTCTTGCCGGTATTATGATTTTCTCGGTACTGGGTTACATGGCGGCAGAGCAAGCGAAACCACTGACTGAAGTTGTATCTTCAGGTGTTGGTCTTGCCTTCGTTACCTTACCTGCGGCAATTAACCTTCTGCCAATTCCATATATTCTTGGCCCTGTTTTCTTCTTAGCATTGACCGTTGCGGGTGTGAGCTCACACATTTCAATCATGGAAGCAGTAACGTCTTCAGTGATCGACAAATTGAACTGGAGCCGCAAAAAAGCAGCCAACGTAGTCGTCGGTACTGGCGTTGTTATATCAATGGCATTCGCGACCAACGCAGGTCTACTTCTACTTGATCTTGTTGACCACTTTGCAAATAACGTCGGTATTCTATTAGGTGGCTTTATCGAAATCGCGTTAGTAGCATGGCTAATGAAACAAGTATCTGAAGTACGCCAATACGTAAACGCAAAATCAGATTTCTCGGTAGGCCAATGGTTTGAAATCTGCTTGAAGTTTGTTACCCCTCTAATGCTTATCGCAATTCTAGTTAGCAAACTATATGAGCTAATGACTGTCGGTTACGGCGGCTATGATTTAACTCTAGGTTGGGTAGTAATGTTGGTGCTGCTGGCGATTGGTCTAGCAATCAACTTCACTGGTAAAAAATCAGCACAGGAAGCAGTACAATGA
- a CDS encoding MetS family NSS transporter small subunit → MTLGAIIMMLIGVSITWGGAAICINRAMKKQ, encoded by the coding sequence ATGACACTAGGCGCTATTATCATGATGCTTATTGGTGTTTCAATCACTTGGGGCGGTGCAGCGATCTGTATTAACCGTGCCATGAAGAAACAATAA